From Bacillus basilensis, a single genomic window includes:
- a CDS encoding transporter encodes MKKKMMTVFTIGVMSLSILGGASPSETSKGKTDYTQRSKEQLNNGKIHAMHTEEKAENLGIETEGKEQITLEKEIHETEVGREAEQLGISIEGKDVGTLSEEIYETKVRQEALKLGISIENTSIVNLITQINTIKISVEADKLGISTNGKEIEDIAEEIYGTKVREGAGKLGISQKGKEIEELAQEVYEQKVQAEAKKYHIDLYGKDIYQVLSEINEQKVLQMADELNMDKTNMNVQELAEKIKKDQPEKGKELNFVPVIRTDADAFYSYLTN; translated from the coding sequence TTGAAAAAGAAAATGATGACGGTATTCACTATTGGAGTAATGAGTTTAAGTATATTAGGGGGTGCCTCTCCTTCTGAAACATCAAAAGGAAAGACAGATTACACGCAGCGTAGTAAAGAACAATTAAATAACGGAAAGATACATGCGATGCATACAGAAGAGAAGGCGGAGAATCTAGGTATTGAAACGGAAGGGAAAGAACAGATTACGCTAGAAAAAGAAATTCATGAGACGGAAGTAGGAAGAGAAGCTGAACAGTTAGGAATTTCGATTGAAGGAAAAGATGTTGGAACTCTTTCAGAAGAAATCTATGAAACAAAAGTGAGGCAAGAAGCGTTAAAGTTAGGCATATCAATAGAAAATACATCAATTGTAAATTTGATTACTCAAATTAATACGATTAAAATTAGCGTTGAAGCGGATAAATTAGGTATTTCGACAAATGGAAAAGAAATAGAGGACATTGCGGAAGAAATCTATGGAACGAAAGTAAGAGAGGGAGCAGGGAAGTTAGGTATTTCACAAAAAGGAAAAGAGATAGAAGAGTTAGCACAAGAAGTGTACGAACAAAAAGTGCAGGCAGAAGCAAAAAAATATCATATTGATTTATATGGTAAAGATATATATCAAGTATTAAGCGAAATTAATGAACAAAAAGTGTTACAAATGGCAGATGAGCTTAATATGGATAAAACGAATATGAATGTTCAGGAATTAGCAGAAAAAATAAAAAAAGATCAGCCTGAAAAAGGAAAAGAGCTAAATTTTGTACCAGTGATTCGAACGGATGCGGACGCATTT